One window from the genome of Nicotiana sylvestris chromosome 9, ASM39365v2, whole genome shotgun sequence encodes:
- the LOC104214630 gene encoding calcium-binding protein CP1 codes for MCPTGSVLHSEATGKPNLRSAFDVLDVDRDGKISSDDLRTSYGGFFGAAGEPDDDVIGTMMTVADLNKDGYVEFEEFEKVLDSSKSRRNGTLGVNNNNNNVMEDVFKVMDKDGDGKVGVEDLKSYLNWAGLQVDDDDIKAMIKLGRGDENGGGVTFEGFLQILSL; via the coding sequence ATGTGTCCGACGGGAAGTGTTTTGCATTCTGAAGCCACCGGAAAGCCGAATCTCCGGTCCGCATTCGACGTTTTAGATGTTGACCGCGATGGAAAGATAAGCAGCGACGATCTCCGAACATCTTACGGAGGATTCTTCGGCGCCGCCGGCGAGCCCGACGACGACGTGATTGGTACGATGATGACGGTGGCCGATTTGAACAAAGACGGGTACGTGGAATTCGAGGAATTCGAGAAGGTTCTAGACAGTTCTAAAAGCAGAAGAAATGGAACGTTAGgggtgaataataataataataatgtaatGGAGGATGTTTTCAAGGTGATGGACAAAGATGGTGATGGCAAAGTTGGGGTTGAGGATCTTAAGAGTTATCTGAATTGGGCTGGGCTTCAAGTGGATGATGATGATATTAAGGCCATGATTAAATTGGGCCGTGGTGATGAAAATGGTGGTGGTGTCACCTTTGAAGGTTTTCTCCAAATTTTGTCTCTTTGA